In Polaribacter pacificus, the genomic window TGATTACGGAAGCATCATTGTAGATGAAATTAACGGAAAAGCAGATATCAATTGTGATTATGGAAAAATAATCGTTGGAAGTTTAAACAACACTAACAACAACATCAATTTAGATTACTGTTCAGCATCTACCATTAACTATCTAAAAAATGGAGACCTCAATATTGATTATTCTAAGCTTACAGTAGACAAAGCTTATGATGTGTCTGTTAATGCAGATTACTCTACTCTAAATTTTGGTAAAATAAATGGTATTGAGTTTAACGGTGACTACGGAAGCATTTCTGTCGATGAAGTTCGTAATATCGTTGCCAACACTGACTATGTGAGTGTTAAAATTGGAACCGTTTACAACAATGTAAAATTGGAATCTGATTATGGGTCAATAAAGATTGCTGAATTGGCTAATGGTTTTTCTAATGCCTATATCAATGCAGAATATACTGGAATTTCTATCGGCACTAAAAGCACAAACAACTTTCAGTTTATCATAGACCTTAGCTATGCCGGTTTTAGTTATGACAAAGGCCATGTAGATCTTTATAAAAGCATTGAAAAAAGCACCAAAAAATACTATGAAGGTGTGTACGGTAAAGGATCTAATAAGGCTAAACTAACTATCAAATCAGAATTTGGAAGCGTAAAACTAAAAGATTAATATATCACTCTAAAGACAAACATTATGAAAAAAAATATCATTATTAGCTGCGTACTGCTAATCTTAAGTTTTAGTACACAAGCACAAAATTGGTGGGGAAACTCTAAGAGCATTCGAGGTAATGGTCATGTAGTAACTGAAAACAGAAAAACATCAAGTTATGATGGCATTAGTATTGGTGGTTCTTTTGATGTGATACTCGTTAAAGGAAAAGAAGGCAAAATAACACTGAGAGGTGAAGAAAACATCCTAAAGTATATTGAAACAGAGGTTTCGGGTTCTACTCTAAAAATCCAGTACAAGAGAAATACGAATATTAGAACTACAAGAAAACTAACAATAACGATCCCATATAGAGACATTGATAAAATATCTTTAGGGGGTTCTGGTAACATCACTGCAAAAGAATTAATCAAGGCAGATGAAATGGCTCTTAGTATAGGTGGATCAGGAAACATTAATTTAAAGATTGATGCCAATGAGCTTAAAACCTCTATTGGTGGCTCTGGAAGCATTAACGTTTCTGGTAGCTCTAAAGAGTTGACCTGTTCTATTGCAGGGTCTGGGAGTATTAAGGCCTATGATTTAAAAACCTCTATAGTAAACGCAAACATAGCCGGATCTGGAAGCATTAGAACTACTGTTGCCAATCAAATCAAAGCAAATGTAGTAGGGTCTGGTAATATTTATTATAGAGGAAATCCTAAAAAGATTTCTAGTAAATCTGTAGGATCTGGAAGTATCATAGATAAGAATTAATCATTTAAATAATAAGTTCTACAAACTCCGAACGAAATCAGTCAAAAACAAGCATAAAAAACCCAAAGCAATTAACTGCTTTGGGTTTTGTTTTCTGTATAATCCCCCAATTATTTGAAAACTTTTTAACTAATTAAACAAGGCTGTGCATTCTTTGTAATCCCCCAATTATTATTAAAAACACGAACCATTAATTTAATTAACACTGGTAAAAATTTAATGATTCAATTATTAAATAATTACACTACAAAGATACATTCATTCCCTTATTCTAAATTGACTTGTTCGACGAATGGTATATTTGACCCGTTGAATGGTAATTTTCTTCCGATAAGTAGATAAGCAACATCTCTTAATCGATCAACCTTGGGGCTAAAGAATCGTGTTTTATGTGCAATATAGAGCACAACAGCGCCGTAATGGTTATAACTACGAGTTTTACAGTTCTTTATACATTTGATAATGAATACCTATTTCTAGAATTTCAAAAGGTTCACCGACAATTTGGTAACCCATTTTTTTATAAAATAAGAGGGCACCTTCTCTAGCATTAAACCAAAGTGATTTACAGCCTTTTTCAATAAGAATATCTTCGGCAAATTGCAACATTGCTTTTCCACACCCTTTTCTAGTGTGCTCGTTACTGGTTGCCATTCCTCGAAGTTGATATTGAGGCTGATTAAATAACGCATTGTTGGTTTTTATATAAGAAGAAACAGCAATCAACGTTTTTTCTTCAAATGCTCCTAAGTGAAAACTATCAGAATGGGTATCTCCATCAAGAACCACAGGTAAATCAAGGCCATTTCTTAAAACTTTTAACCGAATTGGATGTGTTTGAGCTGCTGTTATTTTTTTAATTTGGATCATACTATGGGTACATTTTACATTAACTCTCTAAAGGTTAAGAACTTCAATATTTAAATTTTGATTTACAGGAATAAAGATCAAAAAAAATATCAATTTTCTAAAATATTTTATTGTAAAATTAAAAAATGAGCTTATATTTGCATCGCTTTACAGGCGAAAGTAGCTCAGTTGGTAGAGCGTCAGCCTTCCAAGCTGAATGTCGCCGGTTCGAACCCGGTCTTTCGCTCAAAAGACTCCATTTTATTATGGAGTCTTTTTTTTGCTCCATACTTTAAAAAAACACCTGCCTGAGGTGATAACCTACCTGCCACAATCTGGGTTTAAATAGAGCAAAGGTGAGATAAACCTAGTCTTTAGCTCAAAAAAAACCGAAACAGTTTTGTTTCGGTTTATGTATTTATAAGTTTTTCAGTTTCTTTCCAAAAAGCAACAACAAAACGATAGGTACAGACAATAAAAGTACCATGGTTTGATTCATTGAGAAAATTTGTGGGAATAGCACTAAGGTAATCACAAAGCCTCCTATTGCCCCTCCTAGATGCGCAGAATGACCAACGTTTCCTAGTTGTTTTTTCATTCCATAGATTGAATATACCAAATAACCAACCCCAAAAATATAAGCCGGAATTGGAATAGGTAATGGGAACAACATTAAGCTCATATTTGGGTATATCAAAATAGAGGAATAAACGATTCCAGAAACAGCTCCAGAGGCTCCTACTGCACTGTAATTCATTTCATTCTTATGGTAGGTTAACGAGTAAAGACTCCCTGCTAATAAACTTCCTATATAAATTGCCAAAAAAGAAGCCGTCCCAAGGTTGTTGGCTACTATATCACCAAACAAATACAAGGCATACATATTAAATCCTAAATGCATCCAATCCACATGTAAAAAACCAGAAGTAAGCATACGTTCCTTTTCTCCATTTCGTATTTTACCTATTTGAAATTTGTACCTGTTTAAAAAAGAATAATCCTTAAAACCTTTCATGGAAATAAGCACATTAGCAGCAATTAATACAATTAAAACTTGATTCATAGTTTTCTTATCTATAGTTACAAACTTAGTATAAAACTATGGAATAGCATTCTATACAGCTGGTAAATTTGATTAAAACCTATGGAATAGAATCAATCTAGTAACTTCTAGAAGATTTGTGAAATGGGGTTTTATTAAAAGAAAATTATATGCGATATTTGCAATTCAAAAATATAGATGCACAAATTAGTTTTTTATTTAGCTTCCCCTATCATTTGGCTGTTTTCTAAACTGCCTTTTAGAGTTTTATATACAATTTCTGACGCTATATATTTCCTTTTCTTTTACCTGATTGGCTACAGAAAAAAAGTAGTCTTAGATAATTTAAAATTGGTCTATCCAGAAAAATCTGAAAGCGATTTAAAAGTCATTCAAAAAAAGTTTTTTATGCACTTTGTAGACACCTTAATCGAAGCAATTAAGGCTATTACAATCTCAGAGACCAGCATTAAAAAAAGATACAAATACAAAAACATTGAGCTCATTGACTCCTTGCACGCTCAAGGTAAAAGCATTATTCTAGTAGGAGCACATTACGGAAACTGGGAATGGGTTGTTGGGATGCCTCTGTTAACTAACATGGATTGTTATTGTTCTTACACCAAGATTCAGAATAAAAAATTTGAAAACCTCATTAAAGATTCTCGTAGCAAATTTGGCATGACTTGTTTAAAATCAAGCGAAATCATTAAAGGGATTGTTAAGAATGTAAAAGAAAAGAAGCAAGGGCTTTATTTATTGATTAGTGATCAATCTCCAATGCTTCAAAAAAACCAATATTGGGCAGATTTTCTAAACGTTAAGGTCCCTATATTTATGGGGGCAGAAATGATTTCTAAAAAATTTGATTTTGCAGTGGTTAATATGAATACTACTAGAGTCAAAAGAGGGTATTATGAATCAGAATTTGAGCTCATTACAGACAGACCAAAAGAATTAGAAGAACATCAGATTACAAACAAGTACCTACGTATAACGGAAGCACATATACACAAAGCTCCTGAGTTTTACCTATGGTCTCACAAACGGTTTAAGCACAAAGGCAAAGAGAGGGTTTAACCCCCCCCTTTTACTTTGCTAATAAATTTAAGTGATACTAAAGTTGATTTACAAATCTGAAAACCAAGCTGCAACCAAATCTTTCTCTATAGAAACGGCACTCTTGTGTTTATAGTCGTTTTGCACAGCATCATAGTCATAATCATTTGACCACTCCTCTACATTTGCGCAAACTTCTTTTAAAGCTTTGCAAATAAAATCAACCTCTTTATTTGTAATGGTTGGATGTATTGACAAACGAACCCATCCTGGTTTTTCTACTGAACAACCTTCTATAATTTGCTTTTCTATGGCTTTTGACTTTTGTTGGTCTACATTTAATAAGAAATGTCCATAAGTACCTGCACAAGAACATCCTCCTCTTGTTTGGATTCCATAACGATCGTTTAATAACTTTACGATCATATTAAAGTGTACATTATCAACATAAAAAGAAAAGATCCCCAAACGGCTTTTATGATCGGGAGCTAATATTTTTAAATTAGGAATAGACTCTAAAGTTTTAAAAATTACAGCGTTAATTTCATCTTCTCTAGCCTTAATTTTACCTGTACCCATCTGCTCTTTTAACAAAACACAAAGTGCAATTTTAATGGTTTGCATAAAAGCTGGAGTTCCACCATCTTCTCTGGTTTCTACATCGTCAAAATAGTCGTGATCTCCCCAAGGGTTTGTATAACTAACCGTACCTCCTCCTGGATTGTCTGGTACCAAATTTTTATACAGTTTCTTATTAAAAATTAACACTCCAGAAGTTCCTGGACCTCCAAGAAACTTGTGAGGTGAAAAGAAAATAGCATCGAGATAAGCCTCTGGATCTTCTGGATGCATATTGATATCTACATAAGGTGCAGAACATGCAAAATCTACAAAACACAAACCATTATAATTATGTATAATCTTTGCTATTTGATGATAGTTTGTCTTGATTCCAGTAACATTAGAACAAGCTGTTACTGAAGCTATTTTAATGGGTCTATCTTCGTGCTCTTTGATAATCTTATCAAAACTATCTAAACAAATAAGCCCTTGTTGATCACAGGGAATTACCACTACATCAGCAATCGTTTCTAACCAAGAAGTTTGATTGGAATGGTGCTCCATATGAGAGACAAAAACAATCGGTCTTAGACTATCTGGAATCTCTGTATATTCTTTTAAGCTTTCGGTTACTTTAAGCCCTAAAATACGTTGAAACTTGTTTACAACACCTGTCATTCCAGATCCTTCTGTAATTAAGACATCGTTAGCATCTGCATTTACATGGCTTTTAATAATCTTTCTAGCTTCGTGGTAAGCCAAAGTCATGGCAGCTCCACTGGTAGATGTTTCCGTATGAGTGTTGGCTACAAAAGGGCCAAAATCATTTAATAATTTTTCTTCTATTGGTCTATACAATCGTCCACTAGCTGTCCAATCTGTATAAATTAATTGTTGTTCGCCATAGGGTGATTTAAAGGTTTGGTCCACCCCAACTATATGCTTGCGAAATTGATCAAAGTATTGTTCTAAGGAATTCATTAAAAAGAGTATTAAAACAGTCTAAATCTCCCTCCAAAAACCAAGGTTTTTTCGAAAAAAGTAAAATGTTGTGAAGCAGAATCTGCAGTATTTTTTGTGGTTCTTATATTTGGCATATTAATATAGCCGTACTTAAAATCGGTTTGAACAAAGAAATGCTTGAAAAAAGTAAAGTTAATCCCTGCTGCTGCAGAAATCCCCCAGCCAGACACATGAAACTCATCATAGCGTTCTTGTCCAAAAAGTGTGGTATTTGTTTTTGGGAATAAAAACCCTGCTCCAACACCTTCTGTTAGGTTCAGTTGAAATCGTTCTGAGTGCATTCCAATTAGAGCGCTAATATCATCAAACCTTTTAAACTCAACATTTACATAGTTTAAGCCATCTGTATGCTCAAAGGTTAAAAAGTCCTCATCTAGTAGTATGTTTTCATTTGCATAAACCTTATCATAGGGAGTTCC contains:
- a CDS encoding head GIN domain-containing protein yields the protein MKKNIIISCVLLILSFSTQAQNWWGNSKSIRGNGHVVTENRKTSSYDGISIGGSFDVILVKGKEGKITLRGEENILKYIETEVSGSTLKIQYKRNTNIRTTRKLTITIPYRDIDKISLGGSGNITAKELIKADEMALSIGGSGNINLKIDANELKTSIGGSGSINVSGSSKELTCSIAGSGSIKAYDLKTSIVNANIAGSGSIRTTVANQIKANVVGSGNIYYRGNPKKISSKSVGSGSIIDKN
- a CDS encoding GNAT family N-acetyltransferase; this encodes MIQIKKITAAQTHPIRLKVLRNGLDLPVVLDGDTHSDSFHLGAFEEKTLIAVSSYIKTNNALFNQPQYQLRGMATSNEHTRKGCGKAMLQFAEDILIEKGCKSLWFNAREGALLFYKKMGYQIVGEPFEILEIGIHYQMYKEL
- a CDS encoding rhomboid family intramembrane serine protease; the protein is MNQVLIVLIAANVLISMKGFKDYSFLNRYKFQIGKIRNGEKERMLTSGFLHVDWMHLGFNMYALYLFGDIVANNLGTASFLAIYIGSLLAGSLYSLTYHKNEMNYSAVGASGAVSGIVYSSILIYPNMSLMLFPLPIPIPAYIFGVGYLVYSIYGMKKQLGNVGHSAHLGGAIGGFVITLVLFPQIFSMNQTMVLLLSVPIVLLLLFGKKLKNL
- a CDS encoding lysophospholipid acyltransferase family protein, yielding MHKLVFYLASPIIWLFSKLPFRVLYTISDAIYFLFFYLIGYRKKVVLDNLKLVYPEKSESDLKVIQKKFFMHFVDTLIEAIKAITISETSIKKRYKYKNIELIDSLHAQGKSIILVGAHYGNWEWVVGMPLLTNMDCYCSYTKIQNKKFENLIKDSRSKFGMTCLKSSEIIKGIVKNVKEKKQGLYLLISDQSPMLQKNQYWADFLNVKVPIFMGAEMISKKFDFAVVNMNTTRVKRGYYESEFELITDRPKELEEHQITNKYLRITEAHIHKAPEFYLWSHKRFKHKGKERV
- a CDS encoding aminotransferase class V-fold PLP-dependent enzyme, producing MNSLEQYFDQFRKHIVGVDQTFKSPYGEQQLIYTDWTASGRLYRPIEEKLLNDFGPFVANTHTETSTSGAAMTLAYHEARKIIKSHVNADANDVLITEGSGMTGVVNKFQRILGLKVTESLKEYTEIPDSLRPIVFVSHMEHHSNQTSWLETIADVVVIPCDQQGLICLDSFDKIIKEHEDRPIKIASVTACSNVTGIKTNYHQIAKIIHNYNGLCFVDFACSAPYVDINMHPEDPEAYLDAIFFSPHKFLGGPGTSGVLIFNKKLYKNLVPDNPGGGTVSYTNPWGDHDYFDDVETREDGGTPAFMQTIKIALCVLLKEQMGTGKIKAREDEINAVIFKTLESIPNLKILAPDHKSRLGIFSFYVDNVHFNMIVKLLNDRYGIQTRGGCSCAGTYGHFLLNVDQQKSKAIEKQIIEGCSVEKPGWVRLSIHPTITNKEVDFICKALKEVCANVEEWSNDYDYDAVQNDYKHKSAVSIEKDLVAAWFSDL